From the genome of Prevotella herbatica, one region includes:
- a CDS encoding glycoside hydrolase family 43 protein produces the protein MKFKLLFFLVLLSVSNVSAGNKQKVIKHKSWSADNGNGTYTNPLFYDEFSDPDIIRVGKDYYLAGTTMHCVPGIVILHSTDLVNWKFASYCFDRFDRSFPEFNLDKGKTVYGQGIWAPCIRYHNGKFYVFSNINGHGLHVYIADNINGPWTHKRINGDIYDLSVLFDDDGKIYAIHKYGNVTCTQLKPDLSGPVEGSERIIIPEGNAMGEGHHIYKINGMYYIISADYSPMGRMQCARSKNIFGPYETCVISARESFGYSAAWTIGNVSLGSPIPEEGFKFTQNKPNPTVLSASTIHQGGIVQAEDGKWWGISMQDFNAVGRTTCLSPVTWVDGWPYFGLEKNLGRSPRTWFKPNNSTPLPEAPYDRCDDFEGKTLKPIWQWNHNPVENKWSLSEKKGVLRLHSMFANQLLWAKNSLTQRAIGPVSTTSVKVDLSGIKDGDNCGLGVINAPSALLGIVKSAGKMYIRWYDQNTNKEIKQPLTKRTVWLRLWGNYDESKLRYSYSLDNITWTNIGDTIISSYQMRTFQGVRTALYAYNTQGNNGGYADFDDFIVDEPMADRSGNIPYGKTIKIFNLADNNPAYAMPHGMLHSTWQGSSDSNGSHSQFVVVDKGNGKVNLQCADGRYVYIAGIGMSGDVRLIADKNQAEDFVWQDMLGNQFMLLSMKTQHYLCKHPDDGSPYSADCQGADADRKNGCVLKYEIAK, from the coding sequence ATGAAATTTAAACTATTATTTTTTTTAGTATTATTATCTGTGAGTAATGTTTCTGCGGGTAATAAGCAAAAAGTCATAAAGCATAAGTCGTGGAGCGCAGACAATGGTAATGGAACATATACCAATCCTTTGTTTTATGATGAGTTTTCTGATCCTGACATAATTCGTGTTGGTAAGGATTATTATCTTGCTGGCACGACTATGCATTGCGTTCCAGGAATAGTCATATTGCATTCTACAGACTTGGTTAACTGGAAGTTTGCCTCATATTGTTTTGATCGTTTTGATAGAAGTTTTCCTGAGTTTAATCTTGATAAAGGAAAGACTGTTTACGGACAAGGAATATGGGCACCATGCATCCGTTATCATAATGGCAAGTTTTATGTGTTCTCTAATATAAACGGTCATGGACTTCATGTGTATATTGCTGATAACATAAATGGTCCGTGGACTCATAAACGTATTAACGGAGATATATATGACTTGTCTGTATTGTTTGATGATGATGGTAAAATATACGCAATACATAAGTATGGCAACGTAACTTGTACCCAGTTGAAACCTGATTTGAGCGGACCTGTTGAAGGTTCTGAGAGAATAATTATTCCAGAAGGTAATGCAATGGGAGAGGGGCACCATATATATAAAATAAATGGAATGTATTATATCATTTCTGCAGACTATTCTCCAATGGGTAGAATGCAGTGTGCAAGAAGCAAGAATATATTCGGACCTTATGAGACTTGTGTAATCAGTGCTCGTGAATCGTTTGGATATTCAGCTGCTTGGACAATTGGCAACGTAAGTTTAGGAAGTCCTATACCAGAGGAAGGTTTTAAGTTTACACAAAACAAACCGAATCCGACTGTTCTATCGGCTTCAACTATCCATCAGGGTGGTATTGTACAGGCTGAAGATGGTAAATGGTGGGGTATTTCTATGCAGGACTTCAATGCTGTGGGACGTACAACTTGTCTGTCACCAGTTACTTGGGTTGATGGATGGCCATATTTCGGTCTTGAAAAGAATTTGGGACGTAGTCCACGAACATGGTTCAAACCTAATAATTCTACTCCTTTACCAGAAGCACCTTATGATAGATGCGATGATTTTGAAGGTAAGACCTTGAAACCAATATGGCAATGGAATCATAATCCTGTTGAAAATAAGTGGTCGCTGTCAGAAAAGAAGGGCGTACTGAGATTGCATTCAATGTTTGCCAACCAACTGTTGTGGGCGAAGAATTCACTTACACAGCGTGCGATAGGACCGGTTAGTACGACATCTGTAAAGGTTGACCTATCAGGAATTAAAGACGGTGACAATTGTGGATTGGGAGTTATCAACGCTCCAAGTGCATTGTTGGGTATAGTAAAGTCAGCGGGTAAGATGTATATTCGTTGGTATGATCAGAATACGAATAAGGAAATAAAACAGCCGTTGACTAAAAGGACTGTTTGGTTAAGATTATGGGGTAATTATGATGAGAGCAAATTAAGATATTCTTATTCTCTTGACAATATAACATGGACAAATATTGGTGACACAATCATATCATCATATCAGATGCGTACATTTCAAGGAGTTCGCACAGCCCTTTATGCTTACAACACACAGGGAAACAATGGAGGATATGCTGACTTTGACGATTTCATTGTAGACGAACCTATGGCAGATCGTTCTGGTAATATTCCTTATGGCAAAACGATAAAGATATTCAATCTTGCTGATAATAATCCTGCTTATGCTATGCCTCATGGAATGTTGCACTCTACATGGCAAGGATCAAGTGATAGCAATGGAAGTCATTCACAGTTTGTCGTTGTTGACAAAGGCAACGGAAAGGTGAACTTGCAATGTGCAGACGGAAGATATGTGTATATTGCCGGAATCGGAATGTCGGGTGATGTAAGACTCATTGCTGACAAGAATCAAGCAGAAGATTTTGTTTGGCAGGATATGCTGGGTAATCAGTTTATGCTTCTGTCAATGAAGACGCAGCACTATCTGTGTAAGCATCCTGATGACGGAAGTCCTTATTCTGCAGATTGTCAAGGAGCTGATGCCGATCGAAAGAACGGTTGCGTATTAAAATATGAAATAGCAAAATAA
- a CDS encoding BT_3044 domain-containing protein, translating into MKKILFVLFVAVVTLTSCDYDWPLDNDQYPQKVYIVGAHEKILYKSLDLSYDKDTVIMSLGVSGSLSLSKDVMASICQDSAAVIRYNDRELSAEGRHFNFLSNDIYSIPEKNITVKAGNATGRFYIYVNPKSLECDSMYMMGLRIKSTSAYNIAEGDTTVLVRFNLANKYSGQYYMDGMIKNLSNPNDSLNYVMPRYLSAIDDGKTIRMFHYRNEWNDGTPKNQDYRSSYTFKIKVNDDNTLSFSTFDKFNIIDGGGVYHPDMKIYELWYEYVDPSTGVHWKTKGYLYKERKTSDELRIVKDWIEEQRSK; encoded by the coding sequence ATGAAAAAAATATTATTCGTATTATTCGTGGCCGTAGTGACATTAACAAGTTGTGATTACGATTGGCCATTGGACAACGATCAATATCCGCAAAAAGTATATATTGTCGGTGCTCACGAGAAAATATTGTATAAGTCTCTTGATCTTTCTTATGATAAAGATACTGTTATCATGTCTTTGGGCGTGAGTGGTTCGCTTTCATTATCTAAGGATGTGATGGCTAGTATATGTCAAGATTCTGCTGCCGTAATAAGGTATAACGATAGAGAACTGTCAGCCGAAGGTAGACATTTTAATTTCCTTTCTAATGATATATATTCGATACCAGAGAAGAATATTACGGTAAAGGCTGGAAATGCTACAGGTAGGTTTTATATTTATGTAAATCCTAAGAGCTTGGAATGTGATTCCATGTATATGATGGGACTTCGCATAAAATCTACATCAGCCTATAATATTGCCGAGGGCGATACTACAGTTTTGGTTAGATTTAATCTGGCAAATAAGTATTCTGGACAGTATTATATGGATGGTATGATTAAGAACTTGAGTAATCCAAATGACTCTTTGAATTATGTAATGCCTCGTTATCTTTCTGCTATAGACGACGGAAAGACCATAAGAATGTTCCATTATCGTAATGAATGGAATGATGGAACGCCAAAGAATCAGGATTATCGTTCTTCTTATACTTTTAAGATAAAGGTTAACGATGATAATACTTTGTCTTTCTCTACATTTGATAAGTTTAATATTATAGATGGTGGCGGTGTTTATCATCCTGATATGAAAATATATGAATTGTGGTATGAATATGTAGACCCTTCAACAGGCGTTCACTGGAAAACGAAGGGATATTTATATAAGGAAAGAAAGACTTCTGATGAACTACGAATCGTAAAAGATTGGATAGAAGAACAAAGAAGTAAATGA
- a CDS encoding RagB/SusD family nutrient uptake outer membrane protein has translation MKLKNKVIKISCGFMAITGIAINSSCESFLDIDKYIYDQVTIDSVFISKDRLTQYINGSSSFLPDESMIWSTDAYSPSGLAADEAIVPWADGNHRGEYLLIDEVTPRDTKFNPWENYYKGIRKANILLKRINECKELTDYELRDYMGRAYFLRAYFYYQLMRLYGPVPIEPDEAYDSDTPANEASVERSSYDDCVRYVVGNFTKAADNLPLEREVAFQYLPTRGAALALKARVLLTWASPLFNGNTYYADWKRTDGTPFISQQEDNTRWGQAAAVYKQVIDLNKYALNTVERTEGNSHTSGTLELPSTVSHSDFPNGAGNIDPYKSYKSLFDGTVQPEHNKELIYFYTRNNGNDDWIVYPNTLGGINGYSVTQDMINSYRMADGRQFSEATDDEKSWEAVGQGKSFSGEYVLAPERAHCDDNREPRFYASIGFNYCVWPCSSYRGTENFKNFVCTYYKDGNAQPTGTVKVDYNRTGYTSRKWVNQEDIRSWQGDVKAKTYPIVRYAEVLLGYVEAMNELKSPYKDPDTGNTISRDVSQMVYYFNQVRYRAGLPGITDIQAADYETMKALLKQEYRVEFAFEDHRYYDLRRWKDAYTEYNKPVTGFDVSAKMAERRQFYTVKVWNTEKTMKRVFKNKMYFYPIDQGILERNKKLVQNPGWE, from the coding sequence ATGAAATTAAAAAATAAAGTAATAAAGATATCTTGTGGTTTTATGGCTATCACTGGCATAGCTATAAACAGCTCTTGTGAGTCTTTTCTGGATATTGATAAATATATATACGACCAAGTTACTATCGATTCAGTATTCATTTCAAAGGACAGACTCACGCAGTATATTAACGGTTCATCTTCTTTCTTACCTGATGAATCAATGATTTGGTCTACCGATGCTTATTCTCCAAGTGGACTAGCCGCAGATGAAGCTATTGTACCTTGGGCTGACGGCAATCACAGAGGTGAGTATCTACTTATTGATGAAGTGACACCACGTGATACAAAGTTTAATCCATGGGAAAATTACTATAAAGGTATCAGAAAAGCCAATATACTTTTAAAGAGAATAAACGAATGTAAAGAACTCACTGATTATGAGTTGCGTGATTATATGGGACGTGCATATTTCTTAAGAGCTTATTTCTATTATCAGCTTATGAGACTTTACGGTCCTGTTCCTATTGAACCTGATGAGGCTTATGATTCCGATACACCAGCTAATGAAGCTTCTGTAGAGCGCTCTTCTTATGACGATTGTGTCAGATATGTAGTTGGAAACTTCACAAAGGCAGCCGATAATCTACCTTTAGAACGCGAGGTGGCTTTTCAGTATTTACCAACACGTGGTGCTGCGCTTGCACTGAAAGCTCGCGTGTTGCTTACTTGGGCAAGCCCTTTGTTTAATGGCAATACCTATTATGCTGATTGGAAGCGCACTGATGGGACTCCGTTTATCTCTCAACAGGAAGATAATACAAGATGGGGACAGGCTGCGGCAGTATATAAGCAGGTTATTGATCTGAATAAATACGCACTTAACACGGTGGAACGTACAGAGGGTAACTCTCACACCTCTGGAACTCTTGAATTACCATCAACGGTGTCACATTCTGATTTCCCTAATGGAGCAGGCAACATTGATCCATATAAGAGTTATAAATCGCTGTTTGATGGAACTGTCCAACCTGAGCATAATAAGGAGTTGATATATTTCTATACTCGTAATAATGGTAATGACGATTGGATCGTTTATCCTAATACACTCGGTGGTATTAATGGATATAGTGTTACTCAGGATATGATAAACTCTTATAGGATGGCTGATGGCAGACAGTTTAGCGAAGCTACTGATGATGAAAAGTCTTGGGAGGCTGTCGGTCAGGGTAAATCTTTCTCTGGAGAATATGTTCTGGCACCAGAAAGAGCTCATTGTGATGATAATCGTGAACCTCGCTTTTATGCGTCAATTGGTTTTAACTATTGTGTATGGCCTTGTTCTTCATACAGAGGAACTGAAAACTTCAAGAACTTTGTTTGTACGTATTATAAAGACGGTAATGCACAACCTACAGGCACTGTAAAGGTTGACTATAATCGTACTGGTTATACATCTCGTAAATGGGTAAATCAAGAGGATATTCGTAGCTGGCAGGGTGATGTGAAGGCTAAAACATATCCAATAGTGCGCTATGCCGAAGTCTTGTTGGGATATGTTGAGGCTATGAATGAATTGAAGTCTCCATATAAGGATCCTGACACAGGAAATACAATCTCTAGAGATGTATCTCAAATGGTTTATTATTTCAATCAGGTAAGATACCGCGCAGGTTTACCTGGAATTACTGATATTCAGGCTGCCGATTATGAAACAATGAAGGCTTTACTGAAACAGGAATATAGAGTAGAGTTTGCTTTTGAGGATCATCGTTATTATGATTTACGCAGATGGAAAGATGCTTATACTGAGTATAATAAACCAGTTACAGGTTTTGATGTCTCTGCTAAAATGGCAGAACGCAGACAATTTTATACTGTAAAAGTTTGGAATACAGAGAAAACTATGAAAAGAGTTTTTAAGAACAAGATGTATTTCTATCCAATAGATCAAGGTATATTGGAGCGTAACAAGAAATTAGTTCAGAATCCTGGATGGGAATAA
- a CDS encoding SusC/RagA family TonB-linked outer membrane protein: MKKLLFIIVLLLSCVCTMSAQSVVALAGQVMTKDGEPVIGATVQVKGQPGTGVITDADGHFRLNNLKTGQTVTFSYIGYVTINISVKKNDERMRVVLSEDVKSTDEVVVVGQGTQRKISVVGAITTVSTKDLTTPATSVANMLGGRVPGIISVLRTGEPGNDFSQFWIRGISTFGANAGALVLIDGVEGNINDLDPEDIESFSVLKDASATAVYGTRGANGVIIVTTKKGSAGKLSINAKANVGYSYSPRMPEYLRAYDYARLANEAAASREMDPIFNDVDLALFKNGLDPDLHPDVDWHNTILRDHSWNQQAHLSASGGGQVARYYMSLGFINKEALMKQAKGVNPYSTNVNYRQYNFRANVDVNMTKSTILNLGLETTIVTQNYPGYGNSTDALWQAASNLTPITVPLRYSSGEYPAYGSDNNQISPYVLLNLTGYRNTYRNNTKIRVSIDQDLSKITKGLKASVLFNFDANSNINESRTKWPTLYYASQRKRDGSLDLIKKRDYQSQAYGNSVGADKKYYFEAHLNYDRVFGQDHRTSGLIHFYCEDYTNSANTTLLTAIPKRYVALSSRLTYSYKDTYFSEFNLGYTGSEAFEKGHRFGLFPAISGGWIPTQYEFVKKALPFLSYLKFRGSYGIVGNDRVSGSTRFPYLYLMGTGGSGPWNAGTGLTETQIGSNNLRWEKATKVNLGVDLKMFNEKFDMTVDFFRDVRSGIYQQRASTPAEMGLPSLPWANVGEMKSWGIDGHMSYKQDLGRDTYLVLRANFTQSKNKVTNWEETIKKYPYQRWTGVPYGIPRGLIALGLFKDDQEISESPRQQFESVVRPGDIKYKDVNGDGVINSDDIVPLKYSSVPQIQYGFAQEFNYKHWNVSVLFEGVARVNYMVGGTGYIPFINKETGNILTIVGDQRNRWTSRDISGDPATENPNAKFPRLSYGANNNNDQSSTFWLRDGSYLRLKYIQISYLLKKPWMQAIGMNSATISLIGDNLWIWDKGDKIFDPAQASGNGATYPLQRVFSLQVNVSF; the protein is encoded by the coding sequence ATGAAAAAACTATTGTTTATAATAGTGTTGTTGTTGTCGTGTGTCTGTACAATGTCTGCACAGTCTGTTGTGGCTCTGGCAGGACAGGTGATGACAAAGGATGGAGAACCCGTGATTGGTGCCACTGTTCAAGTGAAGGGACAGCCTGGTACGGGAGTCATTACTGATGCCGACGGACATTTCAGATTGAATAATTTGAAGACAGGTCAAACTGTTACTTTTTCATATATAGGTTATGTCACAATTAATATATCTGTAAAGAAAAATGATGAAAGAATGCGCGTGGTGTTGAGTGAAGATGTGAAAAGTACAGATGAGGTTGTTGTTGTCGGTCAGGGAACACAGCGCAAGATCTCTGTCGTAGGAGCTATAACTACCGTATCAACAAAAGATCTTACTACCCCAGCCACATCTGTTGCTAACATGCTTGGTGGGCGTGTTCCTGGTATTATCTCTGTCTTGAGAACTGGTGAGCCAGGAAATGATTTTTCACAATTCTGGATCAGAGGTATCAGTACATTCGGTGCTAATGCAGGTGCTTTAGTGCTAATAGATGGTGTTGAAGGAAATATCAATGATTTGGATCCTGAAGATATAGAGAGTTTTTCTGTGTTAAAGGATGCTTCAGCTACGGCTGTTTATGGTACACGTGGTGCAAATGGTGTAATTATAGTTACGACCAAGAAAGGCTCTGCTGGAAAATTAAGTATAAATGCGAAGGCAAATGTAGGCTACTCTTATTCTCCAAGAATGCCTGAATATCTAAGAGCTTATGATTACGCAAGACTAGCAAATGAGGCTGCAGCGTCAAGAGAGATGGACCCTATATTTAATGATGTGGATTTAGCTTTGTTTAAAAATGGACTTGATCCAGACTTGCATCCAGACGTAGATTGGCATAATACTATTTTAAGAGACCACTCTTGGAATCAGCAGGCCCACTTAAGTGCTTCTGGTGGTGGACAAGTAGCTCGTTATTATATGAGTTTAGGCTTTATCAACAAGGAGGCGTTGATGAAACAGGCAAAAGGTGTGAATCCATATAGCACAAACGTGAATTATCGTCAGTATAATTTCCGAGCTAATGTAGATGTAAACATGACTAAGTCTACTATCCTTAATCTAGGATTGGAAACAACAATCGTGACACAGAACTACCCTGGATATGGAAATAGCACAGATGCTTTGTGGCAGGCTGCTTCAAATCTTACTCCAATAACAGTTCCTTTGCGTTATTCTTCTGGTGAATATCCTGCTTACGGTTCAGATAACAATCAGATCAGTCCTTATGTGCTTCTTAATCTAACGGGTTATCGTAATACTTACAGAAACAATACAAAGATAAGGGTATCTATAGACCAGGACTTGAGCAAGATAACAAAAGGTTTGAAGGCTTCTGTGTTGTTTAACTTTGACGCAAATTCTAATATCAACGAGAGTAGAACAAAATGGCCTACTTTGTATTATGCTTCTCAGCGTAAACGTGATGGTTCACTTGATTTGATTAAGAAGAGAGATTATCAATCACAGGCATATGGCAATAGCGTTGGTGCCGATAAAAAATATTATTTCGAGGCACATCTTAATTATGACCGTGTATTTGGTCAGGACCATCGTACTTCTGGTTTGATACACTTCTATTGTGAAGATTATACTAATTCTGCAAACACAACTCTTCTTACAGCCATTCCTAAAAGATATGTGGCTTTGTCATCACGTCTCACATATTCATATAAGGATACATACTTCTCTGAGTTCAACTTAGGATATACTGGTTCTGAGGCTTTTGAGAAAGGACATCGTTTTGGCTTGTTCCCTGCTATATCTGGTGGTTGGATTCCTACTCAGTATGAATTTGTAAAGAAGGCTTTGCCATTTTTAAGTTATTTGAAATTTAGAGGTTCTTATGGTATCGTTGGTAACGACCGTGTAAGTGGCAGTACTCGTTTCCCATATCTTTATTTAATGGGCACAGGAGGTTCTGGTCCATGGAATGCAGGAACTGGTTTGACAGAAACACAGATCGGCTCTAACAACTTGAGATGGGAGAAAGCCACAAAGGTTAATCTAGGTGTAGACTTGAAGATGTTTAATGAGAAGTTTGATATGACAGTAGACTTCTTCCGTGATGTTCGTTCTGGAATTTATCAGCAGCGTGCAAGCACTCCTGCCGAAATGGGTTTGCCTTCTCTTCCTTGGGCAAACGTTGGTGAGATGAAGAGCTGGGGTATAGATGGTCACATGTCGTATAAGCAAGATCTTGGACGTGACACATATCTTGTATTGCGTGCAAACTTTACACAGTCTAAAAATAAGGTTACTAACTGGGAAGAGACAATAAAGAAGTATCCTTATCAGAGATGGACAGGAGTCCCTTATGGTATTCCCCGTGGACTTATTGCATTGGGCTTGTTCAAGGATGACCAAGAAATCAGTGAAAGTCCAAGACAGCAATTTGAAAGTGTTGTTCGTCCAGGTGATATAAAGTATAAAGATGTCAATGGTGACGGTGTTATTAACAGTGATGATATTGTTCCTCTTAAATATAGTTCTGTACCTCAGATACAATATGGTTTTGCACAGGAATTCAATTATAAGCATTGGAATGTGAGTGTTTTGTTTGAAGGTGTTGCAAGAGTGAATTATATGGTTGGTGGTACTGGTTACATTCCATTCATAAATAAAGAGACTGGTAATATACTTACAATAGTTGGCGACCAGAGAAACAGATGGACATCACGTGATATATCAGGTGACCCTGCTACAGAGAATCCAAATGCCAAATTCCCTAGACTCTCTTATGGTGCAAATAATAACAATGACCAATCTTCAACATTCTGGCTTAGAGACGGTAGTTATCTGAGACTAAAATATATTCAGATTTCATATTTGCTTAAGAAACCTTGGATGCAGGCAATTGGTATGAACAGTGCTACAATAAGTTTGATAGGTGATAATCTTTGGATTTGGGATAAAGGTGATAAGATCTTCGACCCTGCACAAGCTAGTGGAAATGGTGCAACTTATCCACTTCAAAGAGTATTCTCATTGCAAGTAAATGTTTCATTCTAA
- a CDS encoding NHL repeat-containing protein, whose translation MKNGNSLILFLCLAACSCTDKEFIETNPTVPNKYDSGMGMSVDCLKPTFGIIDEPFVVEGNFKGPVDSMKVYFNYYTNKSDPSTLISKRAVLVATDGKTILGVIPKQMAGRNQVSIVVGKDSIAPKGMLFKYNQRKSVKTLCGDFGSSSYADGDFTAARFKEVSNIACVKGTKGDNVIAVESWWNNRVSLISNDDNKVITLGQTGSYGTPIVDNTREKFYLLSHWSEDRTIKSYSRSDSWAEKSTGIVIQKSDMPGQIWSGAFTEKDNRYLYLMDTQAHFCQVDLDNMTYKMIKLTGDLPNQDEDRSQMIYSKYHKCFFASFYKMSGIYKVYQASDGSWRMEKYAGFNGNGSATGHRLQDAQFIEPYGMACTSDGELYVINRGGSFINKVVGDQVEIVAGKPGNSGQVNSDTEPTDARFNSPQDIAVDSEDNFYIAGGWDRTVRKMSIE comes from the coding sequence ATGAAAAATGGAAATTCTTTGATTTTATTTCTATGTCTTGCAGCATGCTCCTGTACAGATAAGGAATTCATTGAGACAAATCCCACAGTACCGAATAAATACGATTCAGGTATGGGAATGTCAGTTGATTGTCTTAAACCAACATTTGGCATTATTGATGAACCATTTGTGGTGGAAGGTAATTTTAAAGGTCCTGTTGATAGTATGAAAGTTTATTTTAACTATTATACTAATAAAAGCGACCCATCAACATTAATTAGTAAAAGAGCGGTCCTTGTTGCAACGGATGGAAAAACCATACTAGGTGTAATTCCGAAGCAAATGGCGGGTAGAAATCAAGTATCAATAGTTGTTGGAAAAGATAGTATTGCCCCAAAAGGAATGCTGTTTAAGTACAATCAGAGAAAGTCTGTAAAGACACTGTGTGGTGATTTTGGAAGTTCATCTTATGCCGATGGTGATTTCACTGCAGCGAGATTTAAAGAAGTATCAAACATCGCATGTGTCAAAGGTACCAAAGGTGATAATGTTATTGCGGTTGAGTCTTGGTGGAACAATCGCGTAAGTCTTATTTCAAATGATGATAATAAAGTTATTACATTGGGACAGACTGGTAGTTACGGAACTCCAATTGTAGACAACACTCGCGAGAAATTCTATCTCTTATCGCATTGGTCTGAAGATCGTACAATAAAGTCATATTCACGTTCAGACAGTTGGGCTGAAAAATCAACAGGAATTGTTATTCAGAAAAGCGATATGCCAGGACAGATATGGTCTGGAGCTTTTACGGAGAAGGACAATAGATATTTATATCTTATGGATACACAAGCTCACTTCTGTCAGGTGGATTTGGACAATATGACTTATAAGATGATAAAATTGACAGGTGATCTTCCAAATCAGGATGAGGACAGAAGTCAAATGATTTATAGCAAATATCATAAATGCTTCTTTGCATCTTTTTATAAGATGAGTGGTATATATAAAGTATATCAGGCTTCTGATGGTAGTTGGCGTATGGAGAAATATGCAGGCTTCAATGGAAATGGTTCTGCAACAGGACATCGCTTGCAAGATGCACAGTTTATCGAGCCTTATGGAATGGCTTGTACATCTGATGGTGAGTTATATGTAATTAATCGTGGAGGTAGCTTTATCAATAAGGTTGTTGGTGACCAAGTGGAAATCGTTGCCGGTAAACCAGGTAATAGTGGTCAGGTAAATTCTGATACAGAACCTACCGATGCACGTTTTAATTCTCCTCAGGATATAGCAGTTGACAGTGAAGATAATTTCTATATTGCTGGTGGATGGGATCGTACAGTAAGAAAGATGTCTATTGAGTGA